A stretch of Oryza brachyantha chromosome 4, ObraRS2, whole genome shotgun sequence DNA encodes these proteins:
- the LOC102703032 gene encoding protein NRT1/ PTR FAMILY 8.5-like isoform X1: MDAAERTGGLRTPILADEEASCSNWGLVSQETSVQKVHKVESCSDKALLIILSLQFLEITAFYGVYLNLIVYLQDVLHGDSASNVATVSSWAGASYLMPIIGAAVADSCWGKYTTAMAGFSVALVGMAIVTASATLPSLRPPPRGRSTYCVPATLSQALVFFTGIYLCAVGIGCAKAVLISFAKEQFDDGGKNARERESKASYFSWYYAVANLAMLTAGTLLVWVEDKVSWGFGYGLCASLVAVAIVVLAVTAPIYRILPPVGSPLKGTFQVLVASSRKAKLTAPDDATELFEDDGAKNSSLHPVYERLEHTDEFRCLDKAAIVTDEDLEDGDPWRLCTVTQVEEVKILLRLIPIWLTSAVYFVANTQAQTTFVQQGTKTDNSIARGAVSVPAASLSSIEMAFVAVSVTLYNRAVVPAARRCLGRAEAFTPLQLMGFGHAAAAVAVGVAACTEARRLHAARAGDPAMGIAWLLPQYLVMAVSDASLTVGQLEFFYDQSPETMRGASTAFYFLSISIGNLLNSQLVTLVAKVTAAGGSVGWFPADLDDGHLDLFFLLVVAITAVNFAVYIALAKNYTPKKIKSKFDQRRQG, encoded by the exons ATGGACGCCGCCGAGCGCACCGGCGGTCTGAGGACGCCGATTTTAGCCGACGAGGAG GCATCTTGTTCGAATTGGGGCCTGGTATCTCAGGAAACAAGTGTACAAAAGGTGCACAAGGTTGAGAGCTGCTCCGACAAGGCATTGCTAATCATCTTGA GTCTGCAGTTCTTGGAAATCACTGCTTTCTACGGGGTCTACCTGAACCTAATAGTGTATCTTCAGGACGTTCTTCATGGTGACAGTGCTTCCAACGTGGCGACTGTCAGTTCTTGGGCTGGAGCAAGCTACCTCATGCCTAtcatcggcgccgccgtcgccgattcTTGCTGGGGAAAGTACACGACGGCCATGGCCGGCTTCTCCGTAGCTCTCGTC GGGATGGCCATCGTCACCGCGTCGGCCACGCTGCCGTCCctgaggccgccgccgcgcgggcgGAGCACCTACTGCGTCCCGGCGACGCTCAGCCAGGCGCTGGTCTTCTTCACGGGCATATACCTCTGCGCCGTCGGGATCGGCTGCGCGAAGGCCGTGCTGATCTCGTTCGCGAAGGAGCAgttcgacgacggcggcaagaacgcgcgggagcgggagagTAAGGCGTCCTACTTCAGCTGGTACTACGCGGTGGCCAACCTGGCCATGCTCACGGCGGGGACGCTGCTGGTTTGGGTGGAGGACAAGGTGAGCTGGGGGTTCGGGTACGGCCTGTGCGCGTCGCTCGTCGCGGTCGccatcgtcgtcctcgccgtgaCGGCGCCCATCTACCGGATCCTGCCCCCGGTGGGCAGCCCGTTGAAGGGGACGTTCCAGGTGCTCGTGGCGTCCTCACGCAAGGCGAAATTGACGGCGCCGGACGATGCAACTGAACTGTTCGAGGACGATGGTGCCAAGAACTCGTCGCTACATCCAGTGTACGAACGATTAGAGCACACGGACGAATTCAG GTGTTTGGACAAGGCTGCCATTGTCACCGACGAGGATCTGGAAGACGGCGACCCGTGGAGGCTGTGCACGGTGACCcaggtggaggaggtgaagaTTCTGCTGCGGCTGATCCCGATATGGCTCACGTCGGCTGTCTACTTCGTCGCGAACACGCAGGCACAGACCACCTTCGTGCAGCAGGGCACCAAGACGGACAACAGCATCGCGCGCGGCGCCGTCTCCGTCCCGGCCGCGTCGCTGTCGTCCATCGAGATGGCGTtcgtcgccgtctccgtcaCGCTCTACAACAGGGCCGTCGTGCCCGCGGCGCGCCGCTGCCTCGGCCGCGCGGAGGCGTTCACGCCGCTGCAGCTCATGGGGTTCGggcacgccgcggcggcggtcgcggTGGGCGTGGCCGCGTGCACCGAGGCGCGCCGGCTGCACGCGGCCAGGGCGGGGGATCCCGCCATGGGCATCGCGTGGCTGCTGCCGCAGTACCTCGTGATGGCCGTCTCCGACGCGTCGCTCACCGTCGGGCAGCTGGAGTTCTTCTACGACCAGTCGCCGGAGACGATGCGGGGAGCGTCGACGGCGTTCTACTTCCTCTCCATCTCGATCGGGAACCTGCTCAACTCGCAGCTCGTGACTCTGGTGGCGAAGGTGACCGCGGCTGGGGGCAGCGTGGGGTGGTTTCCGGCGGACCTGGATGACGGTCACCTGGATCTCTTCTTCTTGCTCGTCGTGGCCATCACTGCGGTGAACTTCGCAGTTTACATTGCCCTCGCCAAGAACTATACGCCCAAGAAGATTAAATCGAAATTTGACCAGAGAAGACAAGGTTGA
- the LOC102703032 gene encoding protein NRT1/ PTR FAMILY 8.5-like isoform X2, which translates to MPIIGAAVADSCWGKYTTAMAGFSVALVGMAIVTASATLPSLRPPPRGRSTYCVPATLSQALVFFTGIYLCAVGIGCAKAVLISFAKEQFDDGGKNARERESKASYFSWYYAVANLAMLTAGTLLVWVEDKVSWGFGYGLCASLVAVAIVVLAVTAPIYRILPPVGSPLKGTFQVLVASSRKAKLTAPDDATELFEDDGAKNSSLHPVYERLEHTDEFRCLDKAAIVTDEDLEDGDPWRLCTVTQVEEVKILLRLIPIWLTSAVYFVANTQAQTTFVQQGTKTDNSIARGAVSVPAASLSSIEMAFVAVSVTLYNRAVVPAARRCLGRAEAFTPLQLMGFGHAAAAVAVGVAACTEARRLHAARAGDPAMGIAWLLPQYLVMAVSDASLTVGQLEFFYDQSPETMRGASTAFYFLSISIGNLLNSQLVTLVAKVTAAGGSVGWFPADLDDGHLDLFFLLVVAITAVNFAVYIALAKNYTPKKIKSKFDQRRQG; encoded by the exons ATGCCTAtcatcggcgccgccgtcgccgattcTTGCTGGGGAAAGTACACGACGGCCATGGCCGGCTTCTCCGTAGCTCTCGTC GGGATGGCCATCGTCACCGCGTCGGCCACGCTGCCGTCCctgaggccgccgccgcgcgggcgGAGCACCTACTGCGTCCCGGCGACGCTCAGCCAGGCGCTGGTCTTCTTCACGGGCATATACCTCTGCGCCGTCGGGATCGGCTGCGCGAAGGCCGTGCTGATCTCGTTCGCGAAGGAGCAgttcgacgacggcggcaagaacgcgcgggagcgggagagTAAGGCGTCCTACTTCAGCTGGTACTACGCGGTGGCCAACCTGGCCATGCTCACGGCGGGGACGCTGCTGGTTTGGGTGGAGGACAAGGTGAGCTGGGGGTTCGGGTACGGCCTGTGCGCGTCGCTCGTCGCGGTCGccatcgtcgtcctcgccgtgaCGGCGCCCATCTACCGGATCCTGCCCCCGGTGGGCAGCCCGTTGAAGGGGACGTTCCAGGTGCTCGTGGCGTCCTCACGCAAGGCGAAATTGACGGCGCCGGACGATGCAACTGAACTGTTCGAGGACGATGGTGCCAAGAACTCGTCGCTACATCCAGTGTACGAACGATTAGAGCACACGGACGAATTCAG GTGTTTGGACAAGGCTGCCATTGTCACCGACGAGGATCTGGAAGACGGCGACCCGTGGAGGCTGTGCACGGTGACCcaggtggaggaggtgaagaTTCTGCTGCGGCTGATCCCGATATGGCTCACGTCGGCTGTCTACTTCGTCGCGAACACGCAGGCACAGACCACCTTCGTGCAGCAGGGCACCAAGACGGACAACAGCATCGCGCGCGGCGCCGTCTCCGTCCCGGCCGCGTCGCTGTCGTCCATCGAGATGGCGTtcgtcgccgtctccgtcaCGCTCTACAACAGGGCCGTCGTGCCCGCGGCGCGCCGCTGCCTCGGCCGCGCGGAGGCGTTCACGCCGCTGCAGCTCATGGGGTTCGggcacgccgcggcggcggtcgcggTGGGCGTGGCCGCGTGCACCGAGGCGCGCCGGCTGCACGCGGCCAGGGCGGGGGATCCCGCCATGGGCATCGCGTGGCTGCTGCCGCAGTACCTCGTGATGGCCGTCTCCGACGCGTCGCTCACCGTCGGGCAGCTGGAGTTCTTCTACGACCAGTCGCCGGAGACGATGCGGGGAGCGTCGACGGCGTTCTACTTCCTCTCCATCTCGATCGGGAACCTGCTCAACTCGCAGCTCGTGACTCTGGTGGCGAAGGTGACCGCGGCTGGGGGCAGCGTGGGGTGGTTTCCGGCGGACCTGGATGACGGTCACCTGGATCTCTTCTTCTTGCTCGTCGTGGCCATCACTGCGGTGAACTTCGCAGTTTACATTGCCCTCGCCAAGAACTATACGCCCAAGAAGATTAAATCGAAATTTGACCAGAGAAGACAAGGTTGA
- the LOC102704236 gene encoding protein NRT1/ PTR FAMILY 8.3-like, which translates to MDAGDAMERGQQRSPRLPESRSPKMQDDDTLTVPLIEDKKSGSKAPAVVLGFECLESTAFNGIATNLVVYLETVLHGSNLASASNVTTWFGTSYLTPVFGAIVADTFFGNYNTILVSLVFYLLGMVLVTFSAFLPATALCGVFGSACQQQQPVLGAQTIAFVGLYLVAFGSGGVRAALLPFGAEQFDDDNAVDRERKMSFFSWFYICVDFGMIVSGLFIVWIQQNVSWGLGFGIATVCVTIAFGGFVLATPMYKRSMPTGTPLKSIAQVVVAACRKVSLRVPGDAALLYEVHDKIDQAKITHTDEFSFLDKAAVIVDSDLEEDSNDASAAAAGSWRLCTVTQVEELKILLRLLPIWATSIVLSAAYAQLNTTFVQQGAAMNMRVMSFSIPAASMVSFEVLCVLAWVLIYGSVIVPLLRSFSPASGEPSQLRRMGAGRLLIALAMAVAALVEMKRLDAAGRGDSVSIAWQMPQYFMLAGGEVFCYIAQLEFFYSEAPESMKSICTSLALLTVALGSYMSSFIYAVVNALTAVDGRPGWMSDNLDEGHLDYFFWIMAALCTLNFVVYSAFARTYKVKTVVS; encoded by the exons AtggacgccggcgacgccatGGAGAGAGGGCAGCAGCGGTCGCCTCGGCTGCCAGAG AGCCGAAGCCCGAAGATGCAGGACGACGACACCCTGACGGTGCCGCTCATAGAGGACAAGAAAAGCGGGAGCAAAGCACCGGCGGTGGTGCTAGGGTTCGAGTGTCTGGAGAGCACGGCGTTCAACGGCATCGCCACGAACCTGGTGGTGTACCTGGAGACCGTGCTGCACGGCAGCAACCTCGCGAGCGCGTCCAACGTCACGACGTGGTTCGGCACGAGCTACCTCACCCCGGTGTTcggcgccatcgtcgccgacaCGTTCTTCGGCAACTACAACACCATCCTCGTCTCCCTCGTCTTCTACCTCCTGGGCATGGTGCTCGTCACCTTCTCGGCGTTCCTGCCGGCCACCGCGCTGTGCGGCGTGTTCGGGTCGGCgtgccagcagcagcagcccgtCTTGGGCGCGCAGACCATCGCCTTCGTCGGGCTCTACCTCGTGGCgttcggcagcggcggcgtgcgcgcgGCTCTGCTGCCGTTCGGCGCGGAGCAGTTCGACGACGACAACGCGGTGGACCGGGAGCGCAAGATGTCGTTCTTCAGCTGGTTCTACATCTGCGTCGACTTCGGCATGATCGTGTCGGGCCTCTTCATCGTGTGGATCCAGCAGAACGTGAGCTGGGGACTCGGATTCGGCATCGCCACGGTCTGCGTCACGATCGCGTTCGGCGGCTTCGTGCTCGCCACGCCCATGTACAAGCGCAGCATGCCCACCGGCACTCCCCTCAAGAGCATCGCCCAGGTCGTGGTCGCCGCGTGCCGGAAGGTCAGCCTCCGTGTCCCGGGCGACGCCGCACTCCTCTACGAGGTCCATGACAAGATCGATCAGGCGAAGATCACGCACACCGACGAGTTCAGCTTTCTTGACAAGGCGGCGGTGATCGTGGATTCCGACTTGGAAGAGGACTCGAACgacgcctcggcggcggccgcggggtCGTGGAGGCTCTGCACGGTGACGCAGGTGGAGGAGCTCAAGATcctgctgcggctgctgccgATATGGGCGACGAGCATCGTGCTGTCGGCGGCGTACGCGCAGCTGAACACGACGTTCGTCCAGCAGGGCGCCGCCATGAACATGCGCGTCATGTCGTTCAGCATCCCGGCAGCGTCGATGGTGTCCTTCGAGGTGCTCTGCGTCCTGGCATGGGTGCTCATCTACGGCTCCGTGATCGTGCCGCTCCTCAGGAGCTTCTCCCCCGCCAGCGGCGAGCCGTCGCAGCTGCGGCGCATGGGCGCCGGCCGGCTGCTCATCGCGTTGGCGATGGCCGTCGCTGCGCTGGTCGAGATGAAGCGGCTGGACGCGGCGGGGCGCGGCGATTCCGTGAGCATCGCGTGGCAGATGCCGCAGTACTTCATGCTGGCCGGCGGGGAGGTGTTCTGCTACATCGCGCAGCTGGAGTTCTTCTACAGCGAGGCGCCGGAGTCCATGAAGAGCATCTGCACGTCCCTGGCGCTGCTCACCGTGGCGCTGGGCAGCTACATGAGCTCCTTCATCTACGCCGTCGTGAACGCGCTCACCGCCGTCGACGGCCGGCCCGGGTGGATGTCGGACAACCTCGACGAAGGCCACCTCGACTACTTCTTCTGGATCATGGCGGCGCTGTGCACGCTCAACTTCGTCGTGTACAGCGCGTTCGCGCGGACCTACAAGGTGAAGACGGTCGTGTCATGA